A single Pseudomonas sp. MM223 DNA region contains:
- the potA_3 gene encoding Spermidine/putrescine import ATP-binding protein PotA (*Name potA_3) produces MSFVSVQKLQKSYAGSPVFENIDCHIERGEFVTLLGPSGCGKSTLLRCIAGLTPVDSGQILLDGHDIVPLSPQKRGIGMVFQSYALFPNMTVEQNVAFGLRMQKVKADESQARVREVLALVELGNFAGRYPHQLSGGQCQRVALARSLVTRPRLLLLDEPLSALDARIRKHLREQIRAIQREQGLTTIFVTHDQEEALTLSDRIFLMNQGRIVQSGDAETLYTAPVDLFAAGFIGNYNLLDADSASRLLQRPVTSRLAIRPESITLGVNGELDAEVRSHSLLGNVIRYRVDVREVELVVDVLNRSPADLHADGKRVSLSIDPTALREVA; encoded by the coding sequence ATGAGCTTCGTCAGCGTACAGAAACTGCAGAAAAGCTACGCCGGCAGCCCGGTGTTCGAGAACATCGACTGCCATATCGAACGCGGCGAGTTCGTCACCCTGCTAGGCCCGTCCGGCTGCGGCAAGTCCACCCTGCTGCGCTGCATCGCCGGGCTCACGCCGGTAGACAGCGGGCAGATCCTTCTCGACGGCCACGACATCGTGCCGCTGAGCCCGCAAAAGCGTGGCATCGGCATGGTGTTCCAGAGCTACGCGCTGTTCCCCAACATGACCGTTGAACAGAACGTGGCTTTTGGCCTGCGCATGCAAAAGGTGAAGGCCGACGAAAGCCAGGCCCGGGTGCGCGAGGTGCTGGCGCTGGTGGAGCTGGGCAACTTTGCCGGGCGCTACCCGCACCAGTTGTCTGGCGGCCAGTGCCAACGCGTGGCCCTGGCTCGCTCGCTGGTTACCCGCCCGCGCCTGCTACTGCTCGACGAGCCACTGTCGGCACTGGATGCGCGTATTCGCAAACACCTGCGCGAGCAGATTCGCGCCATCCAGCGCGAGCAGGGGCTGACGACCATCTTCGTCACCCACGACCAGGAAGAAGCGCTGACCCTGTCCGACCGCATCTTCCTGATGAACCAGGGGCGTATCGTGCAGAGCGGCGATGCCGAAACCCTCTACACAGCACCTGTCGACCTGTTTGCTGCCGGCTTTATCGGCAACTACAACCTGCTTGACGCCGACAGCGCCAGCCGTCTGCTGCAACGCCCGGTCACCAGCCGCCTGGCGATCCGCCCAGAGTCGATCACCTTGGGCGTGAATGGCGAACTGGACGCCGAAGTACGCAGCCACAGCCTGCTGGGCAATGTGATTCGCTACCGCGTAGACGTGCGCGAGGTAGAACTGGTGGTCGACGTGCTCAACCGCTCGCCGGCCGACCTGCACGCGGACGGAAAACGGGTTAGCTTGTCGATCGACCCCACAGCGCTGCGGGAAGTGGCTTAA
- the phnR gene encoding Putative transcriptional regulator of 2-aminoethylphosphonate degradation operons (*Name phnR), translated as MQPMPPRAVTAICHALQEQIEHGLLAPGGKLPAERKLSEVFDTTRITLREALAQLEAQGLIYREERRGWFVAPQRLTYDLIERSHFHAMVRDQGRVATTELLSARLQPASAAICARLQLPALSSVVRICRLRRIDGRAVLYAEHYLNPRYFPGILEQDLAQSLTEIYGRVYGIRYGQVCFEILPTALPVDAAGALKVSAGSPGLHITRVNSDQHGHLIDCDLEYWRHDAIRIRAQAG; from the coding sequence ATGCAGCCGATGCCACCGCGTGCGGTAACAGCCATCTGCCATGCCCTGCAGGAGCAGATCGAGCACGGCCTGCTGGCACCGGGCGGCAAGCTGCCGGCCGAGCGCAAGCTAAGCGAGGTGTTCGACACCACGCGCATTACCCTGCGCGAGGCGTTGGCGCAGCTGGAGGCACAGGGCCTGATTTACCGCGAAGAGCGGCGCGGCTGGTTCGTTGCGCCCCAGCGGCTGACCTACGACCTGATCGAGCGCAGTCACTTCCATGCCATGGTGCGCGACCAAGGCCGTGTGGCCACCACCGAACTGCTGTCGGCACGGTTGCAGCCGGCTTCGGCGGCCATCTGTGCGCGCTTGCAGCTACCGGCGTTGTCCAGTGTGGTGCGTATCTGCCGGTTACGGCGGATAGACGGGCGGGCGGTGCTGTATGCCGAGCATTACCTCAACCCCCGGTACTTTCCGGGCATTCTCGAACAGGACCTGGCGCAGTCGCTGACCGAGATTTACGGGCGGGTGTATGGCATCCGGTATGGGCAGGTGTGCTTCGAGATCCTGCCGACGGCATTGCCGGTGGACGCGGCCGGTGCCCTGAAGGTGTCGGCGGGCAGCCCGGGGTTGCATATCACCCGGGTCAACAGCGACCAGCATGGGCACCTGATCGATTGCGACCTGGAGTATTGGCGGCATGATGCAATCCGCATCCGCGCCCAGGCTGGTTAG
- the phnV gene encoding Putative 2-aminoethylphosphonate transport system permease protein PhnV (*Name phnV): MRADARSGGWYHRVVVYLLFLILLLPLAGTLLYSLATSWSASLLPSGLTLKWYVALWSEPRFLAAFGQSLLVCMGALLLSVVLILPLLFVVHYHFPRLDALMNILILLPFAVPPVVSSVGLLQLYGSGPMAMVGTPWILIGCYFTIALPFMYRAITNNLQAINLRDLMDAAQLLGASTWQAALLVVLPNLRKGLMVALLLSFSFLFGEFVFANLLVGTRYETLQVYLNNMRNSSGHFNSALVISYFAFVLVLTWVANRLNKDKT, encoded by the coding sequence ATGCGCGCTGACGCCCGCTCTGGCGGCTGGTACCACCGCGTCGTGGTGTACTTGCTGTTCCTGATCCTGCTGCTGCCACTGGCCGGCACCCTGCTCTACTCGCTGGCCACCAGCTGGTCGGCCAGTTTGCTGCCCAGCGGCCTGACCCTGAAGTGGTACGTGGCATTGTGGAGCGAGCCGCGTTTCCTGGCCGCCTTCGGCCAGTCACTGCTGGTGTGCATGGGCGCGCTGCTGCTGTCGGTGGTGCTGATCTTGCCGCTGCTGTTCGTGGTGCACTACCACTTCCCGCGGCTCGACGCGCTGATGAACATCCTCATCCTGCTGCCGTTCGCGGTGCCGCCGGTGGTGTCGTCGGTGGGGCTGCTGCAACTGTATGGCAGCGGGCCGATGGCCATGGTCGGCACGCCGTGGATCCTGATCGGTTGTTACTTCACCATCGCCCTGCCGTTCATGTACCGGGCCATTACCAACAACCTGCAGGCGATCAACCTGCGCGACCTGATGGATGCCGCCCAGCTGCTTGGCGCCAGCACCTGGCAGGCCGCGCTGCTGGTGGTGCTGCCAAACCTGCGCAAGGGCCTGATGGTGGCACTGCTGCTGTCGTTCTCGTTCCTGTTCGGCGAGTTCGTATTCGCCAACCTGCTGGTCGGCACCCGCTACGAGACCCTGCAGGTGTACCTGAACAACATGCGCAACAGCAGCGGCCACTTCAACAGCGCGCTGGTGATCTCGTACTTCGCCTTTGTGCTGGTACTGACCTGGGTCGCCAACCGCCTGAACAAGGACAAGACCTGA
- the prc gene encoding Tail-specific protease (*Name prc), translating to MKHFLPSTALAVMIGLGSLTLGGNAAAANKWDSLQPDRDEIVASLNVVELLKRHHYSKPPLDDARSVIIYDSYIKLLDPARSYFTAADIAEFDKWKTQFDDFLKSGNLDPGFTIYKRYLDRVKQRLDFALAELNKGVDKIDFTTKETLLIDRKDAPWMKDQAELDDLWRKRVKDEVLRQKIAGKEPKQIQETLTKRYKNQLARLDQTRAEDIFQAYINTFAQSYDPHTNYLSPDNAENFDINMSLSLEGIGAVLQSDNDQVKIVRLVPAGPAAKTKQVAPADKIIGVAQGNKEMVDVVGWRLDEVVKLIRGPKGSVVRLEVIPASNAPSDQTSKIVSITREAVKLEEQAAKKSVLKLKQDGRDYKLGIIEIPAFYLDFKAYRAGDPEYKSTTRDVKKLLTELQKEKVDGVVIDLRNNGGGSLQEATELTSLFIEKGPTVLVRNSDGRVDVLEDENPGAFYKGPLALLVNRLSASASEIFAGAMQDYHRALIIGGQTFGKGTVQTIQPLNHGELKLTLAKFYRVSGQSTQHQGVLPDIDYPSIIDTKEIGESALPEAMPWDTIRPVVKPAADPFKPYLAQLKAQHEARSDKDAEFTYIRDRLALTQKLMTEKTVSLNEQDRRARHDEIEAKQLALENVRRKAKGEEPLKELKKEDEDALPVEDENTKPEDDAYLSETGRILIDYLSASTKVAKK from the coding sequence ATGAAGCATTTCCTCCCAAGCACCGCCCTGGCTGTAATGATCGGCCTGGGCAGCCTCACGCTCGGCGGCAATGCGGCGGCCGCCAACAAGTGGGACAGCCTGCAGCCGGACCGCGACGAGATCGTCGCCAGCCTCAACGTGGTGGAATTGCTCAAGCGCCACCACTACAGCAAGCCGCCCCTGGACGATGCCCGTTCGGTCATCATCTACGACAGCTACATCAAGCTGCTGGACCCGGCGCGCAGCTACTTCACCGCTGCCGACATTGCCGAATTCGACAAGTGGAAAACGCAATTCGACGATTTCCTCAAAAGCGGTAACCTGGACCCGGGCTTCACCATCTACAAACGCTACCTGGACCGCGTCAAGCAACGCCTGGACTTCGCCCTGGCCGAGCTGAACAAAGGCGTGGACAAGATCGACTTCACTACCAAGGAAACCTTGCTGATCGACCGCAAGGACGCCCCGTGGATGAAGGACCAGGCCGAGCTCGACGACTTGTGGCGCAAACGCGTCAAGGACGAAGTGCTGCGCCAGAAGATCGCCGGCAAGGAACCCAAGCAGATCCAGGAAACCCTGACCAAGCGCTACAAGAACCAGCTGGCGCGCCTGGACCAGACCCGTGCCGAGGACATTTTCCAGGCCTACATCAACACCTTCGCCCAGTCCTACGACCCGCACACCAACTACCTGTCGCCGGACAACGCCGAAAACTTCGACATCAACATGAGCCTGTCGCTCGAAGGCATCGGCGCAGTGCTGCAAAGCGACAACGACCAGGTCAAGATCGTGCGCCTGGTGCCGGCTGGCCCTGCCGCCAAAACCAAGCAGGTGGCCCCCGCCGACAAGATCATTGGCGTAGCCCAGGGCAACAAGGAAATGGTCGACGTGGTCGGCTGGCGCCTGGACGAAGTGGTCAAGCTGATCCGCGGCCCGAAAGGCTCGGTGGTACGCCTGGAAGTCATCCCGGCCAGCAATGCACCAAGCGACCAGACCAGCAAGATCGTGTCGATCACCCGTGAAGCGGTGAAACTTGAAGAGCAGGCGGCGAAAAAGTCGGTGCTCAAGCTCAAGCAGGACGGGCGTGACTACAAGCTGGGCATCATCGAGATCCCGGCCTTCTACCTTGACTTCAAGGCCTACCGCGCCGGTGACCCGGAATACAAGAGCACCACGCGTGACGTGAAGAAGCTGCTCACCGAACTGCAGAAAGAGAAAGTCGACGGCGTGGTCATCGACCTGCGCAACAACGGCGGCGGCTCGCTGCAGGAAGCCACCGAGCTGACCAGCCTGTTCATCGAAAAAGGCCCGACCGTACTGGTGCGCAACAGCGACGGCCGCGTCGACGTGCTGGAAGACGAAAACCCGGGTGCCTTCTACAAGGGCCCACTGGCGCTGCTGGTCAACCGCCTGTCGGCCTCGGCATCGGAGATCTTCGCCGGCGCCATGCAGGACTACCACCGCGCGCTGATCATCGGTGGCCAAACCTTCGGCAAAGGCACCGTGCAGACCATCCAGCCGCTCAACCATGGCGAGCTGAAGCTGACCCTGGCCAAGTTCTACCGGGTTTCCGGGCAGAGCACCCAGCATCAGGGCGTGTTGCCGGACATCGACTACCCGTCGATCATCGACACCAAGGAAATCGGCGAGAGCGCCCTGCCCGAAGCCATGCCGTGGGACACCATCCGCCCGGTGGTCAAGCCGGCGGCCGACCCGTTCAAACCTTACCTGGCGCAGCTGAAGGCACAGCATGAAGCACGCAGCGACAAGGATGCCGAGTTCACCTACATTCGCGACCGCCTTGCCCTGACCCAGAAGCTGATGACCGAAAAAACCGTCAGCCTCAACGAGCAGGATCGCCGTGCACGCCACGACGAAATCGAGGCCAAGCAGCTGGCGCTGGAAAACGTCCGCCGCAAAGCCAAGGGTGAAGAGCCGCTCAAAGAGCTGAAGAAGGAAGACGAGGACGCGCTGCCGGTCGAGGACGAAAACACCAAGCCGGAAGACGACGCCTACTTGTCCGAAACCGGTCGCATCCTGATCGACTACCTCAGTGCCAGTACCAAGGTGGCCAAGAAGTAA
- a CDS encoding putative phosphatase, with amino-acid sequence MALAIFDLDETLIHGDCASLWSEQMARLGWVDGKEFLRRDHELMEAYGKGHLQMEDYMAFSLEPIAGRTLEEVEHLVEPWVEDVIEPIIYGDACRCIAEHRKRGDRVLIISASGTHLVGPIAARLGVDEYLAIELEAVNGVYTGKTHGVLTYREGKITRLLEWLDQEQENLEGASFYSDSRNDLPLLLKVDHPHAVNPDAVLREHAQTNGWPILSWA; translated from the coding sequence ATGGCATTGGCAATTTTTGATCTGGACGAAACCCTGATCCACGGGGACTGTGCGTCGCTGTGGAGCGAACAGATGGCCCGCCTGGGCTGGGTCGACGGCAAGGAATTCCTGCGCCGCGACCATGAACTGATGGAGGCCTATGGCAAGGGCCACCTGCAGATGGAGGACTATATGGCCTTCAGCCTGGAGCCGATTGCCGGGCGCACCCTGGAGGAGGTCGAGCATTTGGTCGAACCGTGGGTTGAGGACGTGATCGAGCCGATCATCTACGGCGACGCCTGCCGCTGTATTGCCGAGCACCGCAAGCGTGGGGATCGTGTTTTGATCATTTCCGCTTCGGGAACGCACCTGGTCGGGCCGATTGCGGCGCGCCTGGGGGTAGATGAATACCTGGCGATCGAGCTGGAGGCGGTGAACGGGGTGTATACGGGCAAGACCCACGGGGTGCTGACCTACCGCGAAGGCAAGATCACGCGGCTGCTGGAATGGCTGGACCAGGAGCAGGAGAACCTGGAGGGGGCGAGTTTTTACTCCGACTCACGCAATGACCTGCCGCTGTTGCTGAAGGTGGATCACCCGCATGCGGTGAACCCGGATGCGGTGTTGCGCGAGCATGCCCAGACCAATGGCTGGCCCATCCTGAGCTGGGCCTGA
- the tdh gene encoding L-threonine 3-dehydrogenase (*Name tdh), with the protein MKALQGVDGHVEWVEAERPACDAGQVRIRVAAAGLNRADLLQMKGLYPPPPGASPYMGLECAGVVEEVGPGADWRVGDRVCALLASGAMAEEVVVDARHVLPVPEGLSLHEAAALPEVYATAWLNIFQLGGVKAGEKVLVHAGASGVGSAAIQLCKAFGSPVWVSVGSPDRLAYCEALGAAGGVVRNENLDALEGFGPFDVILDPVGASYGELNLKLLARDGRWVIIGLMGGRKFELDLAQVLGKRLEITGSTLRNRDDGFKAELLREPATAGVATVCRRAFVAATGGYLPGGVCPGGVCRA; encoded by the coding sequence GTGAAGGCATTGCAAGGCGTTGACGGACATGTGGAGTGGGTCGAGGCCGAACGCCCGGCCTGTGACGCGGGCCAAGTGCGCATTCGCGTGGCTGCTGCGGGCCTGAACCGCGCTGATCTGCTGCAGATGAAAGGTTTGTACCCGCCACCGCCAGGCGCCAGCCCGTACATGGGCCTGGAGTGCGCCGGGGTGGTCGAGGAAGTGGGCCCCGGGGCCGACTGGCGCGTCGGTGACCGCGTTTGCGCGCTGCTGGCCAGCGGCGCCATGGCCGAGGAAGTGGTGGTTGATGCCCGTCATGTACTGCCGGTGCCCGAAGGGCTTAGCCTGCATGAAGCGGCAGCGTTGCCGGAGGTGTATGCCACCGCCTGGCTAAACATCTTCCAGCTGGGGGGCGTGAAGGCCGGCGAGAAGGTGCTGGTGCATGCTGGCGCCAGTGGCGTTGGCTCGGCGGCCATCCAGCTGTGCAAGGCATTTGGCAGCCCGGTGTGGGTCAGCGTCGGTTCGCCGGACCGCCTGGCCTATTGTGAAGCGCTGGGCGCTGCGGGTGGTGTGGTACGTAACGAGAACCTGGATGCACTGGAAGGTTTCGGGCCGTTCGACGTCATTCTCGACCCGGTGGGCGCCAGCTACGGCGAGCTCAACCTCAAGCTGCTGGCCCGTGACGGGCGTTGGGTGATCATTGGCCTGATGGGCGGGCGCAAGTTCGAGCTGGACCTGGCCCAGGTGCTGGGCAAGCGCCTGGAGATTACCGGCTCTACGCTGCGCAACCGTGATGACGGCTTCAAGGCCGAGCTGCTGCGAGAGCCTGCAACAGCAGGTGTGGCCACTGTTTGCCGAAGGGCGTTTGTCGCCGCAACTGGTGGATACCTACCCGGTGGAGTTTGCCCAGGCGGCGTATGCCGAGCTTGA